In Actinomycetota bacterium, a genomic segment contains:
- a CDS encoding DUF1059 domain-containing protein, with translation MAYQLTCADTGAACPGSFTTENKEELVEHVMLHAERAHPELAGNPDMGAMVQTLIKTV, from the coding sequence ATGGCCTACCAACTCACCTGTGCTGACACCGGCGCTGCATGCCCGGGAAGCTTCACCACAGAGAACAAGGAAGAGCTCGTCGAGCACGTCATGCTGCATGCTGAGCGCGCGCATCCAGAGCTCGCTGGCAACCCAGACATGGGTGCCATGGTGCAAACGCTCATCAAGACCGTGTAA
- a CDS encoding VOC family protein has protein sequence MDLGAFSVSLTVKDIAASQAFYEKFGFAQFMGEPADNWVILKNGDHVIGLFQGMFEQNVLTFNPGWDANAQPQSEFTDIRELQRQLKAAGVALLLEADETTSGPASLIALDPDGNPVMLDQHV, from the coding sequence ATGGATCTAGGTGCGTTCTCCGTCAGTTTGACTGTGAAGGACATTGCGGCCTCTCAAGCCTTCTACGAGAAGTTCGGCTTTGCCCAGTTCATGGGTGAGCCAGCCGACAACTGGGTCATCCTGAAGAACGGCGATCACGTGATCGGGCTCTTCCAAGGGATGTTCGAGCAGAACGTGCTGACGTTCAACCCCGGGTGGGATGCCAATGCGCAGCCGCAGTCAGAGTTCACCGACATTCGTGAGCTTCAACGCCAACTCAAGGCAGCAGGAGTGGCGTTGCTGCTTGAGGCGGACGAGACAACGAGCGGACCTGCCAGCCTGATCGCTCTGGATCCAGACGGTAATCCCGTCATGCTCGACCAGCACGTGTAG
- a CDS encoding DUF6295 family protein: MPRTWGPEMCTYLTIHAPIEASAKGPGGQWFAASDAVVYFDHPVHAAADHTLNIDLPDPRSSTGERIAIEMTAASARELMDAIANVLATVPAELTT; the protein is encoded by the coding sequence ATGCCACGTACTTGGGGGCCTGAGATGTGCACCTACCTCACCATTCATGCTCCAATCGAGGCAAGCGCAAAGGGCCCAGGTGGACAGTGGTTTGCAGCGAGCGACGCTGTCGTCTACTTCGACCACCCCGTGCACGCCGCAGCAGACCACACACTCAACATTGATCTTCCGGATCCAAGGTCTTCCACAGGTGAGCGCATCGCAATCGAGATGACCGCAGCAAGCGCGCGCGAACTCATGGATGCCATCGCAAATGTGCTCGCAACAGTGCCTGCCGAGTTGACGACATAG